A genomic stretch from Bordetella sp. N includes:
- a CDS encoding M81 family metallopeptidase codes for MKVLIARMNHETNTFSPVPTPLASFGRNGPLYDEDALRDNDGGRTAMSAFIDLARDRGARMVTPLSAWANPSGPVHADAYDAMCERILAAVPGCEAIFLDLHGAMVAQNSDDGEGDLLARVRKAAPGVPLAVALDLHGNVTPSIIDNADVIVSFKTYPHVDMYETGEHAGRLLWRMIEGDFRPVMAWRRLPLMTHTLRSATDTGAMLAAVTAAKAAEAASDGVVAASVLAGFGLADIAKPCISVIVVADGDHALADRTAARLAGDIWNDRDGFVYRSAPMADSLRDAAALAQGADKPILLLDHGDNCNSGGTCDTTAVLEAALAAGMEGILTGPLCDPEAVAAMTAAGVGAQVTLSLGNKRPLDNIGIHAQPMQASGIVRAITDGEYIITGPAYTGMRVGMGRCAVLDMGAAVVVVSELPHEPWDLGVFESVGQDPRRARFLLLKSRMYCRPVFVPISAGLVEVDSPGVTTSDYSIFPYAKRARPLFPMEETQFDAQAPAV; via the coding sequence ATGAAAGTCCTGATCGCGCGCATGAACCACGAGACCAATACGTTCTCGCCGGTGCCGACGCCGCTGGCGTCCTTCGGCCGCAACGGGCCCCTCTACGACGAAGACGCCCTGCGCGACAACGACGGCGGCCGTACCGCCATGTCGGCCTTCATCGACCTGGCGCGCGATCGCGGGGCGCGCATGGTCACGCCCTTGTCGGCATGGGCCAATCCCAGCGGCCCGGTGCACGCCGACGCGTATGACGCGATGTGCGAGCGCATCCTGGCGGCCGTGCCCGGCTGCGAGGCCATCTTCCTGGACCTGCATGGCGCCATGGTCGCGCAGAACAGCGACGACGGCGAAGGCGACCTGCTCGCGCGCGTGCGCAAGGCCGCGCCCGGCGTGCCGCTGGCGGTGGCGCTGGACCTGCACGGCAACGTGACGCCGTCCATCATCGACAATGCCGACGTCATCGTCAGCTTCAAGACCTATCCGCATGTGGACATGTACGAGACCGGCGAGCACGCCGGCCGGCTGCTGTGGCGCATGATAGAGGGCGATTTCCGCCCGGTGATGGCCTGGCGCCGGCTGCCGTTGATGACGCACACGCTGCGTTCGGCCACCGACACGGGCGCCATGCTGGCGGCGGTGACGGCTGCCAAGGCCGCCGAGGCGGCTTCCGACGGCGTGGTGGCAGCGTCGGTGCTGGCGGGTTTCGGCCTGGCCGATATCGCCAAGCCCTGCATCAGCGTGATCGTGGTGGCGGATGGCGATCACGCCCTGGCCGACCGTACCGCGGCGCGCCTGGCCGGGGACATCTGGAATGACCGCGACGGCTTCGTCTACCGCAGCGCGCCGATGGCCGATTCCCTGCGCGACGCCGCCGCGCTGGCGCAGGGCGCGGACAAGCCGATACTGCTGCTGGACCACGGTGACAACTGCAATTCCGGCGGTACGTGCGACACCACGGCGGTGCTGGAAGCCGCCCTGGCGGCCGGCATGGAAGGCATACTGACCGGACCGCTGTGCGATCCCGAAGCGGTGGCGGCCATGACCGCCGCCGGTGTCGGCGCGCAGGTCACGCTGTCCCTGGGCAACAAGCGGCCGCTGGACAATATCGGCATCCATGCCCAGCCCATGCAGGCCAGCGGCATCGTGCGCGCCATTACCGACGGCGAGTACATCATCACGGGCCCGGCCTATACCGGCATGCGTGTCGGCATGGGCCGTTGCGCGGTGCTCGATATGGGCGCGGCGGTGGTGGTCGTGTCCGAGCTGCCGCACGAGCCCTGGGACCTGGGCGTGTTCGAAAGCGTCGGCCAGGACCCGCGCCGCGCCCGTTTCCTGCTGCTGAAGTCGCGCATGTATTGCCGGCCGGTGTTCGTCCCCATCTCCGCGGGGCTGGTGGAAGTCGACAGCCCGGGGGTGACCACGTCGGACTATTCGATCTTCCCCTACGCGAAGCGCGCGCGGCCCCTGTTCCCGATGGAAGAGACCCAGTTCGACGCGCAGGCGCCCGCGGTGTGA
- a CDS encoding ABC transporter ATP-binding protein, whose translation MSVHDSVTPLLDARGVVKRYGKFTALGGVDLRVRAGTVHSVIGPNGAGKTTLFHTLTGTVPITAGTIQFAGHDVTHEPDNVRVRRGIARSFQVTSLFANLDVRENLRLAAQGAHAAGAFDMWRAPGRHRDIAELADSILERLGLTARAGTAAGALSHGQQRRLEVGMALAARPRAIFLDEPTSGMGVDDLDGMKALIRGLAADHTVLLIEHNMNIVMDISDTVTVMQQGRVLVEGTPAAIRDDERVRAAYLGNMITGGRA comes from the coding sequence ATGAGCGTGCATGATTCCGTCACCCCGCTGCTGGACGCGCGCGGCGTGGTCAAGCGCTACGGCAAGTTCACCGCGCTGGGCGGTGTCGATTTACGCGTGCGCGCGGGCACCGTGCATTCCGTCATCGGCCCCAACGGCGCCGGCAAGACCACGCTGTTCCACACGCTGACGGGCACCGTGCCCATCACCGCCGGCACCATCCAGTTCGCCGGCCATGACGTCACGCATGAACCGGACAACGTGCGCGTGCGGCGCGGCATCGCCCGGTCTTTCCAGGTGACCAGCCTGTTCGCCAATCTCGACGTGCGGGAAAACCTGCGCCTGGCCGCGCAAGGCGCCCATGCCGCCGGGGCTTTCGACATGTGGCGCGCGCCTGGGCGGCATCGCGACATCGCCGAGCTGGCCGACTCCATCCTCGAACGCCTGGGGCTGACCGCCCGCGCGGGCACGGCAGCGGGGGCCTTGTCGCATGGCCAGCAGCGCCGCCTGGAAGTGGGCATGGCACTGGCCGCGCGGCCGCGCGCCATCTTCCTGGACGAGCCCACGTCCGGCATGGGCGTGGATGACCTGGATGGCATGAAGGCGCTGATCCGCGGCCTGGCGGCAGACCACACCGTGCTGCTGATCGAACACAATATGAACATCGTCATGGACATCTCCGATACGGTGACGGTGATGCAGCAGGGCCGCGTGCTGGTGGAAGGCACGCCGGCGGCCATCCGTGACGATGAGCGTGTGCGGGCGGCGTACCTGGGCAATATGATTACCGGCGGCCGCGCATGA
- a CDS encoding Zn-dependent hydrolase, with protein sequence METSIPDTKSLRVNGSRLWESLMTLARIGATDKGGVRRLALTDLDRQGRDLVAGWARELGCSVRVDAIGNMFMRRAGRRDELPPVMAGSHIDTQPTGGKFDGNYGVLAGIEVLRTLHDHGIQTDAPLEVAVWTNEEGSRFVPVMMGSGVYAGAFTLDHALDAVDRDGVSVRAALKDIGYAGADAVGGTAVGAYFEAHIEQGPVLEAADIVIGLVQGALGQRWYDLTITGMEAHAGPTPMALRHDALLAAADVVKLVNQIALDHAPHARGTVGCLDTYPNSRNVIPGQVKMTVDLRAADDATLDRMAAALRAGIAAVPGGVTMDLREVVYFPPQAFAPELIGMLGEGARALGLSAMDVVSGAGHDAVYLARVAPTAMIFVPCKDGISHNEIEDAKPDHLEAGCNVLLQAMLSKAGVAQAQGALA encoded by the coding sequence ATGGAAACCTCTATTCCCGACACCAAATCCTTGCGCGTGAATGGCTCGCGCTTGTGGGAATCGCTGATGACGCTGGCGCGCATCGGCGCCACGGACAAGGGCGGCGTGCGCCGCCTGGCCTTGACCGACCTCGATCGCCAGGGCCGCGACCTGGTCGCCGGCTGGGCCCGTGAACTGGGCTGCAGCGTGCGCGTGGACGCCATCGGCAATATGTTCATGCGCCGCGCCGGCCGCCGCGACGAGCTGCCGCCCGTGATGGCGGGCAGCCATATCGACACGCAACCCACCGGCGGCAAATTCGACGGCAACTACGGCGTGCTGGCGGGCATCGAGGTCTTGCGCACCCTGCACGATCACGGCATCCAGACCGACGCCCCTTTGGAAGTGGCGGTGTGGACCAATGAGGAAGGCTCGCGCTTCGTGCCGGTGATGATGGGCTCCGGCGTGTACGCGGGCGCGTTCACCCTGGACCACGCTTTGGACGCGGTCGACCGCGATGGCGTCAGCGTGCGTGCAGCGTTGAAGGACATCGGCTATGCCGGCGCCGACGCGGTGGGCGGTACGGCCGTGGGCGCGTATTTCGAGGCGCACATCGAACAAGGGCCGGTGCTGGAAGCCGCCGATATCGTCATCGGCCTGGTGCAGGGCGCCCTGGGCCAACGCTGGTACGACCTGACCATCACCGGCATGGAGGCGCATGCGGGCCCCACGCCCATGGCCTTGCGCCATGACGCCTTGCTGGCGGCGGCCGACGTCGTCAAGCTGGTCAACCAGATCGCCCTGGACCATGCGCCGCACGCGCGCGGCACGGTGGGCTGCCTGGACACCTATCCGAATTCCCGTAACGTCATTCCCGGCCAGGTGAAGATGACGGTGGACCTGCGCGCCGCCGACGACGCCACCCTGGATCGCATGGCCGCGGCCTTGCGTGCCGGCATCGCCGCCGTGCCCGGCGGGGTGACCATGGACCTGCGCGAGGTGGTCTATTTCCCGCCGCAGGCCTTCGCCCCCGAATTGATCGGCATGCTGGGCGAGGGCGCGCGCGCCCTGGGCCTGTCGGCCATGGACGTGGTCAGCGGCGCCGGCCACGATGCCGTGTACCTGGCCCGCGTGGCGCCCACCGCCATGATCTTCGTGCCTTGCAAGGACGGCATCAGCCACAACGAAATCGAGGATGCCAAGCCCGATCACCTGGAAGCCGGCTGCAATGTGCTGCTGCAAGCCATGCTGAGCAAGGCGGGTGTGGCGCAGGCGCAGGGAGCCCTTGCATGA
- a CDS encoding ABC transporter ATP-binding protein has protein sequence MSTRAKLELRDVHTYYGKSHILQGVSLRVDEGELVTLLGRNGAGKSTTLRTIAGALAPARGDIVFDGTATGGQPAHKVAARGLCLVPENRGIFRLLTVEENLLLGARKRSPWQLADIYRIFPRLKERRRNGGAQLSGGEQQMLAIGRALMNHPRLLMLDEPVEGLAPVIVEEIVAQLKLIRQEGVPILLVEQNLEVCTQLADRHYIIEQGAIVYEGDNAAFAADASIKDRYLGVGV, from the coding sequence ATGAGCACCCGTGCCAAACTGGAATTGCGCGACGTCCATACCTACTATGGCAAGAGCCATATCCTGCAAGGCGTGTCCTTGCGGGTGGACGAAGGCGAACTGGTCACCTTGCTGGGGCGCAACGGCGCGGGCAAGTCGACCACGCTGCGCACCATCGCGGGGGCGCTGGCGCCCGCGCGCGGCGACATCGTCTTCGATGGCACGGCGACTGGCGGCCAGCCGGCGCACAAGGTGGCGGCCCGCGGCCTGTGCCTGGTGCCGGAAAACCGGGGCATCTTCCGCTTGCTGACGGTGGAAGAGAACCTGTTGCTGGGCGCGCGCAAGCGGTCGCCGTGGCAGCTGGCCGACATCTACCGCATCTTCCCGCGCCTGAAAGAGCGGCGCCGCAACGGCGGGGCCCAGCTGTCGGGCGGCGAGCAGCAGATGCTGGCCATCGGCCGGGCCTTGATGAACCATCCCCGCCTGCTGATGCTGGACGAGCCCGTCGAGGGCCTGGCGCCGGTCATCGTCGAGGAAATCGTCGCCCAGCTCAAGCTGATCCGGCAGGAGGGCGTTCCCATCCTGCTGGTGGAACAGAACCTGGAGGTCTGCACGCAACTTGCCGACCGCCATTACATCATCGAACAGGGCGCCATCGTTTACGAGGGCGATAATGCGGCCTTCGCGGCCGATGCGAGCATCAAGGACCGTTATCTTGGGGTGGGCGTATGA
- a CDS encoding MFS transporter produces MPAPRLSFSLQQPLPIGQGLPAADRRRAALAVMLGVCMASLDTAIANTALPAMARDLGVSEADSIWVISAYQLAMVAALLPLASLGEIIGYRRVMVAGMALFTVASLACGLSPTLPWLVGARIAQGLGGAGLMAVNIAMLRYIYSDRMLGAGVGLNSLVVGFSFAAGPTVASLILTVASWHWLFLINVPVGMVALRLCLRSLPASAGSGHRFDGVAAVFAAGFLALLVFALNEGAHVAPPRMIAISAVAALVCLLVLLRRQAGHPAPLLAVDLLKRPMFALSAATSVCTFATQSLAFVSLPFLLQSALGYSQVQTGFLITPWPVLVAALGPVAGRLSDRYSAGMLAGVGLAVLALGMVTLALMPADAGVFDICWRMALCGAGFGFFQSPNVRALMTSAPPARSGGASGMVGTVRLLGQSTGAALVAACFHASTAQGALLALWLGAAFAALASAASFMRLRFN; encoded by the coding sequence ATGCCCGCGCCGCGCCTGTCGTTTTCTTTGCAACAACCCCTACCCATAGGACAAGGTCTGCCCGCCGCGGACCGGCGCCGCGCCGCGCTGGCGGTGATGCTGGGCGTATGCATGGCCAGTCTCGACACGGCCATCGCCAACACCGCGCTGCCGGCCATGGCGCGCGACCTGGGGGTGAGCGAGGCGGACTCCATCTGGGTCATCAGCGCCTATCAGCTGGCCATGGTCGCGGCGCTGCTGCCGCTTGCGTCGCTGGGTGAGATCATCGGCTACCGGCGCGTGATGGTGGCCGGCATGGCGCTGTTCACGGTGGCTTCGCTGGCCTGCGGCCTGTCGCCTACGCTGCCCTGGCTGGTGGGGGCGCGCATCGCGCAAGGCTTGGGCGGCGCGGGGCTGATGGCCGTGAACATCGCCATGCTGCGCTATATCTATTCGGACCGCATGCTGGGGGCAGGCGTCGGCCTCAATTCCCTGGTGGTGGGCTTTTCCTTCGCCGCCGGCCCTACGGTGGCGTCCCTGATCCTGACCGTTGCCAGCTGGCATTGGCTGTTCCTGATCAACGTGCCCGTGGGCATGGTGGCCTTGCGGCTGTGCTTGCGCTCCCTGCCCGCCAGCGCCGGCAGCGGCCACCGCTTCGATGGCGTGGCGGCGGTCTTCGCCGCGGGTTTCCTGGCCTTGCTGGTCTTCGCCTTGAACGAGGGCGCGCACGTGGCGCCGCCTCGCATGATCGCGATCAGCGCGGTGGCCGCGTTGGTCTGCCTGCTGGTGTTGTTGCGCCGGCAGGCCGGCCATCCGGCACCCCTGCTGGCGGTGGATCTGCTCAAGCGCCCGATGTTCGCGCTGTCGGCCGCGACGTCGGTGTGCACCTTCGCCACGCAGTCGCTGGCCTTCGTGTCTCTGCCCTTCCTGCTGCAAAGCGCGCTGGGCTACTCGCAGGTGCAGACCGGCTTCCTGATCACGCCCTGGCCCGTGCTGGTGGCGGCCCTGGGTCCCGTGGCCGGCCGTCTGTCGGACCGCTACTCGGCCGGGATGCTGGCGGGTGTCGGCCTGGCGGTGCTGGCCCTGGGCATGGTGACGCTGGCCTTGATGCCGGCTGACGCCGGTGTCTTCGATATCTGCTGGCGCATGGCCCTGTGCGGCGCCGGTTTCGGCTTCTTCCAGTCGCCCAATGTGCGCGCGCTGATGACGTCGGCCCCGCCGGCCCGAAGCGGCGGAGCATCGGGCATGGTCGGCACCGTGCGCCTGCTGGGGCAGTCCACGGGCGCCGCGCTGGTCGCGGCCTGCTTCCATGCGTCCACCGCGCAAGGGGCTCTGCTGGCGCTGTGGCTGGGCGCGGCCTTCGCGGCACTGGCCAGCGCCGCCAGCTTCATGCGCCTGCGCTTCAACTGA